A part of Sinorhizobium chiapasense genomic DNA contains:
- a CDS encoding type I secretion system permease/ATPase: MNDLSKRYVDGGKPLSHSAPELKLPGTPKIPVDPINNAFEESKKPDQDAESRSPPQEQPGTEKKKARGSESGKNDELKSRPDRPLSPTINNEPGPFREGERRPTPRDTGGKGAADNGGEGRDTFRRRTEPVNFAASLQDCLAAVQRNTLVVVVFTVAINILVLAIPIYLFQISDRVLTSRSQDTLLMLTIAVLGAIVLQVVLDAIRRFILMRTAVEIEVQLGAPILSAAARASLHGNGRDYQVLSDLQQLRAFITSGTLVSFLDAPLTPLFVVVVYLIQPQLGLIVVSCCVVLFVIAYLNQKATTRSFSEANSYLGRANFHLDSMSRNSQIINALAMIPEAVKMWGHETAGSLKAQVYAQDRNIMFSGASKAVRMFTQVALLGWGAHLAMMGQLTGGMVIAASIIAGRALAPVEGAIEGWNQLNHSRAAYGRIRQLLLGSPLNFPRLRLPNPEGRLDVERILFVPPPQKRVILNGISFSLAKGEALAIIGNSGSGKTTLGKMLVGSILPTSGSVRLDLMDLRNWDQRQFGESIGYLPQDVQLFPGTIKANICRMRDDVEDAMIYDAAVLADVHDLIATFPQGYETVVAADGAPLSGGQKQRIALARAFFGNPKFVVLDEPNSNLDSNGEAALARALLHAKNQGITTVTITQRPALLQCVDKIMVLNEGTVAMFGARNEVLAALGAASNHDGAQARIRGGHQ; encoded by the coding sequence ATGAACGACCTTTCCAAACGGTATGTCGATGGAGGCAAACCGTTGTCGCACTCCGCACCGGAGCTGAAACTTCCTGGCACACCCAAAATTCCCGTCGATCCCATCAACAATGCCTTCGAGGAATCGAAAAAGCCCGATCAGGACGCCGAAAGTCGATCGCCGCCTCAGGAGCAGCCGGGCACCGAAAAGAAAAAGGCGCGCGGGAGCGAAAGCGGCAAGAATGATGAGCTCAAGAGTCGACCTGATCGGCCGTTGTCGCCGACGATCAACAACGAACCCGGCCCTTTCAGGGAAGGTGAGCGCCGTCCGACCCCACGTGACACCGGCGGGAAGGGCGCGGCCGACAATGGCGGAGAGGGTAGGGATACGTTTCGTAGGCGCACGGAGCCGGTAAACTTCGCTGCAAGCCTGCAAGACTGCCTGGCGGCTGTCCAGCGCAACACGCTGGTCGTTGTCGTCTTCACCGTCGCGATCAACATCCTCGTCCTCGCCATCCCGATCTACCTGTTCCAGATTTCCGACCGGGTTCTGACAAGCCGGTCTCAAGATACGTTGCTGATGCTGACGATCGCCGTCCTCGGTGCCATCGTGCTGCAGGTCGTTCTAGATGCCATTCGGCGCTTCATTCTGATGCGGACCGCCGTCGAGATCGAAGTCCAGCTCGGCGCACCGATCCTTAGCGCCGCGGCGCGTGCATCCCTGCACGGCAACGGGCGAGACTACCAGGTGCTGAGCGATCTGCAGCAGCTTCGCGCCTTCATCACGTCCGGTACGCTGGTCTCGTTCCTCGACGCACCTCTGACCCCGCTGTTCGTCGTCGTCGTCTATTTGATCCAGCCGCAGCTCGGGCTGATTGTCGTCTCTTGCTGCGTCGTTCTTTTCGTCATTGCCTATCTCAACCAGAAGGCGACGACGCGATCGTTCAGCGAGGCCAACAGCTACCTCGGCCGCGCGAATTTTCATCTCGATTCGATGTCGCGCAATTCGCAGATCATCAATGCGCTGGCGATGATTCCGGAGGCGGTGAAGATGTGGGGGCACGAGACGGCCGGCTCGCTCAAGGCGCAGGTCTACGCCCAGGACCGCAACATCATGTTTTCCGGCGCCTCGAAGGCCGTGCGGATGTTCACCCAGGTGGCACTCCTCGGTTGGGGCGCGCATTTGGCGATGATGGGCCAGCTGACGGGCGGCATGGTCATCGCCGCGTCCATCATCGCCGGTCGGGCGCTCGCTCCGGTCGAAGGCGCGATCGAGGGCTGGAACCAGCTCAATCACTCGCGCGCGGCCTATGGCCGGATCAGGCAACTTCTCCTGGGTTCGCCCCTGAATTTTCCCCGGCTGCGCTTGCCGAACCCCGAGGGCCGGCTCGACGTCGAACGCATCCTCTTCGTGCCGCCGCCGCAGAAACGCGTGATTTTGAACGGCATATCCTTCTCGCTCGCCAAGGGAGAAGCACTTGCCATCATCGGCAACTCCGGCTCCGGCAAGACGACGCTCGGCAAGATGCTGGTAGGATCGATCCTGCCGACATCCGGCAGCGTGCGGCTCGATCTCATGGACCTGAGAAACTGGGATCAGCGCCAGTTCGGCGAAAGCATCGGCTATCTGCCGCAGGACGTGCAGCTCTTTCCCGGCACGATCAAGGCGAACATCTGCCGCATGCGCGACGATGTCGAGGATGCCATGATCTACGACGCGGCCGTGCTTGCCGACGTGCATGACCTGATCGCCACGTTCCCACAGGGCTACGAGACAGTCGTCGCTGCAGACGGCGCTCCCCTTTCAGGCGGACAGAAGCAGCGGATTGCTCTCGCACGGGCCTTCTTCGGCAATCCCAAATTCGTCGTCCTCGACGAGCCGAACTCCAATCTCGACAGCAATGGCGAGGCGGCGCTTGCCCGCGCGCTTCTCCATGCGAAGAACCAGGGCATCACGACCGTGACCATCACCCAGCGCCCGGCCCTTTTGCAATGCGTCGACAAGATCATGGTGCTCAACGAAGGGACCGTTGCCATGTTCGGCGCGCGAAACGAAGTTCTCGCCGCACTTGGCGCGGCATCGAACCACGACGGGGCACAGGCGCGTATTCGCGGAGGTCACCAATGA